One Mycolicibacterium doricum genomic window, CTGCGACGCAACGGGATTCCGTGCGACGAGGTGCGCAAGCACTATGAAGGTCTCAGTGGCGCCGACGACAAGCGGCGCTCGGCGGTCGAGGCCATCCGCGCCGGCGACGTCGCGATGGTGATCAACACGCCGTACGGAAACTCCGGTCCGCGCATCGACGGTTACGAGATCCGCTCGGCCGCGGTGTCGATGAACATTCCGTGCATCACGACCGTGCAGGGCGCCTCCGCCGCGGTGCAGGGCATCGAGTCGCGGATCCGCGGCGACATCGGGGTGATGAGCCTGCAGGAGCTGCACAGCGAGCTGGAGCACTGAGGTGCGCAGCTTCGGGCGCCGGCTCGCCGAGGCGGTGTCCGAACGGGGTCCGCTGTGCCCGGGCATCGACCCGCACCCGGAGCTGCTGACGTCGTGGGGTCTACCGGTCGGCGCCGACGGTCTGCGCCGGTTCTGTGATATCTGCGTGAGCGCGTTCGCGGGCCTCGCGATCGTCAAACCACAGGTGGCCTTTTTCGAGGCGTACGGCGCCGCGGGGTACGCGGTGCTCGAACACACCATGGCCGCCCTGCGCTCGGAAGGCGTGCTGGTGCTGGCCGACGCCAAACGCGGTGACATCGGGTCCACAATGGCCGCTTACGCCCGGGCGTGGGCGGGGGAGTCGCCATTGGCCGCCGACGCGGTGACCGCGTCGCCGTATCTAGGCTTTGGCGCGTTGCAGCCGCTGCTCGACGCCGCCGCGCGGCACGGGTCGGGTGTGTTCGTGCTCGCCGCCACGTCGAACCCCGAAGGCGCCGGCGTACAGCGCGCCCGGATCGAGGGCCGCACCGTGGCGCAGTCGGTCGTGGACGCGGCGGCGGCGGTGAACCGCGTCGCCGAAGGGCCCGGGTCGGTCGGCGTGGTCGTCGGCGCCACGGTGACCGCACCGCCCGATGTCAGCGCTCTGGGGGGTCCGGTGTTGGTGCCGGGCGTCGGCGCGCAGGGCGGCCGCCCGGAGGCGCTCGCCGGCCTTGGGCGGGCCCGTCCGGGCCAGCTGCTGCCGACCGTGTCGCGGGAGGTGCTGCGCGTCGGGCCGGACGTCGCCGCGTTGCGCGACGCGGCGGAGCGGATGCGCGACGCGGTGGCGTACCTGGCCTGATCGCCTCGAGGTGGGCACCACATCGACTGTGACGTGGTGGCGAGAAATCAATCCCAGAAGCGCCGTGCTTCGCAGTCGGCGACGATCGAAAGTAGGTAGCGCGGCGGACCCCTGCTTTCAGGTATGGGGGTGAGCGCGTCAAGTTCGTGCTTTGGGTGGCCACTGCGCGGGTACGGTTGCGGCGTGTTGAAACATTAGATGGTTGATCGCTGTCTAATGTTGTCGGGTGTGGGTGTTACGTTGCGGACGAACGCGAATATCGCGTTCCAGTGCGCCTATCACGTCGTCTGGTGCCCGAAATACAGACGCAAGGTGATCGGCGGGCGGATGGAGCAGCGGCTCAAGGACATCATCGTCGAGGTGATCGAGGAGAAGGGGGCATGGTTGATCGAGATGGAGACCATGCCTGAGCACGTGCATCTGCTGGTGGAGGTCGACCCGCAGTTGGGGGTTCACAAGCTGGTGAAGGCCATCAAGGGCAGGTCCTCGCGGCTGCTGCGGCAGGAGTTCCGTGGCTGAAATCGCGGTTGCCGACATTGTGGACGAACTCGTATTTCGTGGCGACGGTGGGTGGGGCACCGTTGTCGGTGATCAACCGCTACGTCGAGTCGCAGAAGGATCGTTGAGATCGTGGTGACGGGGCGGCGGTTTCGGGTGGAGTTCACCGACGCGCAGGCGGTGTTCGCCGAGCAGATCGGGGCAGTGTGTCGGGCGGTGTGGAACACCGGGTTGGAGCAGCGCGGTGAATACCGCCGGCGCGGGGCGTGGATGAACTACGGGCCCCAGGCCAAAGAGTTGGCCGAAGCCAAGACGGAGCATTCGTGGCTCAGAGACGTTCCGGGGCACTGCCTGCAGCAGACACTGATGGATCTGGATAAGGCGTGCCGTGAGCACGGGACGTTTCGGGTGCATTGGCGTTCGGGTCGGCGGTGGGCGCCGTCGTTCCGGTTCCCCGAGGGCAACAAGATGGTGGTGGAGAAGCTCAGCTGCAAACATGCGCGGGTGAAGCTGCCCAAGCTTGGGTGGGTGAAATTCCGGGCGTCACGCAGCCTGCAGGGGGAAACCGTCTGCTCGGCCACCCTGTCGCGGGGCGGTGCGCACTGGTTCGTGTCGTTGCTCGTCGACGACGGGATCGCGGCCCCGGCAGAGCACGCCGCCCCGGGGACCGCGGTGGGGGTGGATCGTGGTGTGGTGGTGGCCACCAGCGACGGTGAGCTGGCTGACCGGGAGTTCGTCACGACCGGTGAACGCCGCCGCCTGGTAGCGCTGCAACGCAGGCTGTCCCGCGCGGCCAAGGGGTCGGCAAACCGCACCAAGACCCGGCGGGCTCTGGCGAAGTTGCGGGCCACTGAGCGGCACCGCCGCCAGGATTTCTGCGTCCAGACCGCGCACCGCCTGGCCCAGTCGAACGCAGTCGTGGTGCTCGAAGATCTCAAGACCCGCAACATGACGCGCCGTGCTGCTCGGGTCGAAGATCCCGGCAACGCCGGGGCGTTCCTGCCGAACGGCGCGTCGAGTAAATCAGGTTTGAATCGGGCTGTACTGGGGAAAGGATGGTATCGGTTCGAGCAAGCGTTGATGTCTGTGTCGCGTTATACCGGGACACAGGTGATCAAGGTTCCGGCGGCCTTCACGTCGCAACGGTGTCCGGTGTGTGGGCATGTTGACCCGAAGTCCCGTGAGAGCCAAGCGGTGTTTCGGTGCACAAACTGCCCGCACGGGCCCGTACACGCTGATGTGAACGCCGCCAAGAATGTCAAGAATGTATTGGCCGCAGGGCTTGCGGTCACCGCCTGCCGAGAAACCACAGCGCCTGCGGGTGTTGCGGTGACGTCGACGCAGGAACCAGCAGGAAACCGCGAGGAATTACTGCTCCAACCCGTCTAACAGGTTGGAATCCCCCGACTTTCAGCCGTGCGGAGGAACGTCAAGTTTCACAGTCGGTGGTGTTGCGGTGCGCCCGCTGGTCACGGTCGTCGTCGCCGGCCTCGACACGCCCGACACGCCGTGACCAGGGAAAATTTAAATTCCAGCGGGTGCCCGCCGAAACCCTCTACCTGCACTTCAGGCCTGGTCGGGGCGCCTGCCCGCGGAAAACGACGGTGAAACCCCTGGCGCACAGCGAAATCGGGCGATCCGGTGCCCTCGCCTGCCGCGCGACGCGCCGACCTCTCAGGGCCTCGCGCACGACTACACGCTGGGCTTTTGATCGAGAAACGCGGGGGTGGGGTTAGCTTTCGTCAGGATGCGTGGGTACGGTCGTCGTCGCTGGCTGGTTCTACCAGCCGAGACAGTAAGAGACGGCCGAGAGAAATCGCCAGAGACGGAGGAACCCCGTGGCCCTTCCCCAGTTGACCGACGAACAGCGCGCGGCAGCGTTGGAGAAGGCTGCTGCCGCACGTCGAGCCCGTGCCGAGCTCAAGGATCGGCTCAAGCGCGGCGGCACCAACCTCAAGCAGGTGCTCAAGGATGCCGAGACCGACGAGGTCTTGGGCAAGATGAAGGTCTCCGCGCTGCTGGAGGCGTTGCCGAAGGTCGGCAAGGTCAAGGCGCAGGAGATCATGACCGAACTCGAGATCGCCCCGACCCGCCGGCTGCGCGGTCTCGGCGACCGTCAGCGCAAGGCTTTGCTCGACAAGTTCGATCAGTCCTAGGCGTACACGTTGAACACCGGCCGAGGGGTCGGACGGGTTGTAGTCCTGTCCGGCCCCTCCGCTGTCGGGAAGTCCACCGTCGTCCGGTGTCTGCGGGAGCGGATTCCCGACCTCTACTTCAGCGTCTCCGCCACCACGCGGGCCCCGCGGCCCGGCGAGGTGGACGGCGTCGACTATTCATTCGTCACCACCGAGGCGTTCCAGCAGCTCATCGACGACGACGCCCTGCTGGAGTGGGCGGAGATCCACGGCGGCCTGCACCGCTCCGGCACCCCGGCTCAGCCAGTGCGCGAGGCCACCGCGGCGGGCCGTCCGGTACTGATCGAGGTCGATCTGGCCGGCGCCCGAGCCGTCAAGGCCGCCATGCCGGAGGCCCTCTCGGTGTTCCTCGCCCCGCCCAGCTGGGAGGTCCTGGAGCGCCGGCTTGTCGGGCGTGGCACTGAAACCCCGGAGGTGATGAGCCGGCGGCTGGCCACGGCACGCACCGAGTTGGCCGCCCAGAGCGACTTCGATGTGGCGGTCGTGAACAGCCAGTTGGAATCTGCCTGCTCAGAATTGGTAACCTTGCTGGTGGGCCACCCGTCGGCCGGCACGAATCCGGCCTGATCCGCCCCAAGCAGAGGTGAACCTCTCACCTTCCGCACATCGCCAGGAGATTTCTCACGTGAGCACCCCGCACGCCGACGCGCAGTTGACCGCCGTGGATGACCTGACCATCGACGCGGCCGCCGCCGGCGCCTACGACACACCCCTGGGCATCACCAACCCGCCCATCGACGAATTGCTGGACCGCGTGTCGAGCAAGTACGCGCTGGTCATCTACGCCGCCAAGCGCGCCCGCCAGATCAACGACTACTACAACCAGCTCGGTGACGGCATCCTGGAGTACGTCGGTCCGCTGGTCGAGCCCGGCCTTCAGGAGAAGCCGCTGTCGATCGCCCTCCGGGAGATCCACGAGGACCTGCTCGAGCACACCGAGGGCGAGTAGCTCAGGCCACCCGGAGTGGACCGCAAGCGGATCATCGTCGGCGTGGCCGGAGGCATCGCCGCGTACAAGGCGTGCACGGTGGTTCGCCAGCTGACCGAAGCCGGTCACGACGTCCGCGTCCTGCCCACCGAATCGGCGCTGAGGTTCGTCGGCGCCGCGACTTTCGAGGCCCTCTCCGGCCATCCGGTCCACACCGGCGTCTGGGATGACGTCCACGAGGTGCCGCACGTGCGCATCGGGCAGGAAGCCGATCTGGTGGTCGTCGCGCCGGCCACCGCAGACCTGCTCGCACGTGCGGTCGCCGGCCGGGCCGACGATCTGCTGACCGCCACGCTGCTGACCGCCCGGTGCCCGGTGATGTTCGCCCCGGCGATGCACACCGAGATGTGGTTCCACCCCGCGACCGTCGACAACGTCGCGACGTTGCGCCGCCGCGGCGCGGTGGTCCTCGAACCGGCGTCCGGGCGGCTCACCGGCGCCGACAGCGGCGCGGGCCGGCTGCCCGAGGCGGAGGAGATCTCCACCCTGGCCCACCTGCTGCTGGTGCGCGGTGACGCGTTACCCTACGACCTAGCCGGGGTCAGGGCCCTGGTGACCGCCGGAGGCACCCGCGAACCGATCGACCCGGTGCGGTTCATCGGCAACCGCAGTTCCGGTAAGCAGGGCTACGCGATGGCGCGGGTGATGGCCCAGCGTGGCGCCGACGTCACGCTGATCGCCGGGAACACCGCGGGTCTAGTGGACCCGGCCGGTGTCGAGGTGGTGCACATCGGGTCCGCCGCCCAACTGCGCGACGCGGTGTCCAAGCACGCTCCGGGCGCCCACGTCCTGGTGATGGCGGCCGCGGTCGCCGATTTCCGCCCCGCGCACGCGGCGACCAGCAAGATCAAGAAGTCCAGCGATCCCAATGAGGACGCGCCGACCATCGACCTCACGCGCACCGACGACATCCTCGCCGGCGCGGTCCGGGCGCGCGCCGACGGGCAGCTGCCCAACATGCGGGCGATCGTCGGGTTCGCGGCCGAGACCGGCGACGCCAACGGTGACGTGTTGTTCCACGCCCGCGCCAAGTTGCGGCACAAGGGCTCCGACCTCCTGGTCGTCAACGCGGTGGGGGAGAACCGGGCATTCGAGGTCGACAACAACGACGGGTGGCTGCTGGCGGCCGACGGAACCGAGACCGCGCTGGAGCACGGGACGAAGACTCTCATGGCCAGCCGTATCGTTGACGCGATCGTCGCGTTCCTGCACAACAGCACCGGGTGACCGGCGGGGGATTCGGCTGAATCAAGAGGTTGCGCGAAGTGCGGGTACGCGGTTCGGGTGCCACTGAGCGATATGATTTGACGGTCTAACGTTGACGGTCTAACGAAACAAGCGGAAGTTCAGTACAACGTTCGATACAAGTGAGGATCACACGTGAGTAAAGGTCGGCTGTTTACCAGTGAGTCGGTCACCGAGGGTCACCCCGACAAGATCTGTGACGCCATCAGCGACTCGGTCCTCGACTCGCTGCTCGCACAGGATCCGCGGTCACGTGTGGCTGTGGAGACCCTCGTCACCACCGGCCAGGTGCACGTCGTCGGCGAGGTGACCACCTCGGCGAAAGAGGCGTTCGCCGACATCACCAACACCGTGCGACACCGCATCCTCGAGGTGGGCTACGACTCTTCGGACAAGGGCTTCGACGGCGCGACCTGCGGTGTCAACATCGGCATCGGCGCGCAGTCGCCCGACATCGCCCAAGGTGTCGACACCGCTCACGAGACCCGCGTCGAGGGTGCCGGTGACCCGCTGGACCTGCAGGGCGCAGGCGACCAGGGCCTGATGTTCGGCTACGCCATCAAGGACACGCCGGAGTTGATGCCGCTGCCGATCGCGCTGGCACACCGCTTGGCCCGCCGGCTGACCGAGGTCCGCAAGAACGGGGTCCTCGGTTACCTGCGGCCCGACGGCAAGACGCAGGTCACCGTGCAGTACGACGGCGTCCGGCCGGTGCGGCTCGACACCATTGTGCTGTCCACACAGCATGCCGAGGGCATCGACCTCGAGGGCACTCTCACCCCGGACATCCGGGAGAAGGTCGTCAACACGGTGCTGTCGGACCTCAACCACGACACCATGGACACCTCTGACTTCCGGCTGCTGGTCAACCCCACCGGCAAGTTCGTGCTCGGCGGCCCGATGGGTGACGCCGGGCTGACCGGTCGCAAGATCATCGTCGACACCTACGGCGGCTGGGCCCGCCACGGCGGCGGCGCGTTCTCCGGCAAGGATCCGTCCAAGGTGGACCGCTCGGCCGCGTACGCGATGCGCTGGGTGGCCAAGAACGTCGTCGCCGCGGGCCTCGCCGACCGCGTGGAGGTCCAGGTCGCCTACGCCATCGGCAAGGCCGCTCCGGTGGGACTGTTCGTCGAGACCTTCGGCACCGAGGCCGTCGACCCGGTCAAGATCGAGAAGGCCATCACCGACGTGTTCGACCTGCGCCCCGGCGCGATCGTGCGGGACCTGGACCTGCTGCGCCCGATCTACGCGCCGACCGCCGCGTACGGCCACTTCGGCCGCACCGACGTCGATCTGCCGTGGGAGCGCACCGACAAGGCCGACGCGCTCAAGACGGCGATCTAGCTTCTCTGGAAAGTGCGGTAAGGGCCCAGGCCGACTACTCGTAGGTCGGCGATGCCCGGGTAACACCGCGGTGCTCGGCCAAAGGGCGCCTCAAGCGTGCAGTGCCGCGCGCAGTGCGGCGAACCCCCGCTCGGCCGCCGCTGTCGCCGCCGGCACCACACCGGCGTAACCGAGGTAGCCGTGCACCAGCGTCTGGGCGTTGTGTAACTCGACGGGTACGCTTGCGGCGGACAGCAATTCGGCGTACCGGATGCCGTCGTCGCGCAGCGGGTCGTGTCCTGCGACAGCGATGTAGGCCGGTGGCAGCCCGGTGAAGTCGCTCGCCCGCCCCGGAGCCATATCGGGTGACGGATCGGACTCGTCACCGGCGTACCACCGCGAGAACCCGTCGATGGCGGAGGCATCGAGGATCGGCGCGTCGGCGTTCTCGATCACCGACGGCAGCGACCGGTCCCACATCGTTACCGGGTACCAGAGCAGTTGGAACGTGATCGGCGGTCCGCCGTGTGCACGGGCACGGTGGGTCAGCACCGCCGACAGGTTGCCGCCCGCGGAATCGCCGGCCACCGCCAGGCGGGCCGCATTCACCGACAGGTCGGCGCCGTGTTCGGCGATCCACGTCAGCGCCGCCCATGCGTCGTCGACCGCGGCCGGATACGGGTGTTCGGGTGCCAACCGGTAGTCCACCGACACCACGACCGCGTCGGCCGCGACCGCGTGGTGCCGGCATTCACCGTCATGGGTGTCGAGGTCTCCGGCGGCGAATCCGCCACCGTGGAAGAAGACCACGACCGGCGGCCACGGCTGCGGGGTGGCAGGCCGGTACACCCGGATAGGGATGTCGCCGGCAGGTCCGGGTACCGTCCGGTCCTGCGCCTCGACCTCGGGATGGACCTCCC contains:
- a CDS encoding alpha/beta hydrolase, which codes for MRARDGAVRRRAYGEVVSVADEKPPIDAILRKVLDAVPFQLSVDEGVEVARQKLRDLPRREVHPEVEAQDRTVPGPAGDIPIRVYRPATPQPWPPVVVFFHGGGFAAGDLDTHDGECRHHAVAADAVVVSVDYRLAPEHPYPAAVDDAWAALTWIAEHGADLSVNAARLAVAGDSAGGNLSAVLTHRARAHGGPPITFQLLWYPVTMWDRSLPSVIENADAPILDASAIDGFSRWYAGDESDPSPDMAPGRASDFTGLPPAYIAVAGHDPLRDDGIRYAELLSAASVPVELHNAQTLVHGYLGYAGVVPAATAAAERGFAALRAALHA
- the rpoZ gene encoding DNA-directed RNA polymerase subunit omega, with amino-acid sequence MSTPHADAQLTAVDDLTIDAAAAGAYDTPLGITNPPIDELLDRVSSKYALVIYAAKRARQINDYYNQLGDGILEYVGPLVEPGLQEKPLSIALREIHEDLLEHTEGE
- the pyrF gene encoding orotidine-5'-phosphate decarboxylase; translation: MRSFGRRLAEAVSERGPLCPGIDPHPELLTSWGLPVGADGLRRFCDICVSAFAGLAIVKPQVAFFEAYGAAGYAVLEHTMAALRSEGVLVLADAKRGDIGSTMAAYARAWAGESPLAADAVTASPYLGFGALQPLLDAAARHGSGVFVLAATSNPEGAGVQRARIEGRTVAQSVVDAAAAVNRVAEGPGSVGVVVGATVTAPPDVSALGGPVLVPGVGAQGGRPEALAGLGRARPGQLLPTVSREVLRVGPDVAALRDAAERMRDAVAYLA
- the gmk gene encoding guanylate kinase, whose product is MNTGRGVGRVVVLSGPSAVGKSTVVRCLRERIPDLYFSVSATTRAPRPGEVDGVDYSFVTTEAFQQLIDDDALLEWAEIHGGLHRSGTPAQPVREATAAGRPVLIEVDLAGARAVKAAMPEALSVFLAPPSWEVLERRLVGRGTETPEVMSRRLATARTELAAQSDFDVAVVNSQLESACSELVTLLVGHPSAGTNPA
- a CDS encoding RNA-guided endonuclease InsQ/TnpB family protein produces the protein MVTGRRFRVEFTDAQAVFAEQIGAVCRAVWNTGLEQRGEYRRRGAWMNYGPQAKELAEAKTEHSWLRDVPGHCLQQTLMDLDKACREHGTFRVHWRSGRRWAPSFRFPEGNKMVVEKLSCKHARVKLPKLGWVKFRASRSLQGETVCSATLSRGGAHWFVSLLVDDGIAAPAEHAAPGTAVGVDRGVVVATSDGELADREFVTTGERRRLVALQRRLSRAAKGSANRTKTRRALAKLRATERHRRQDFCVQTAHRLAQSNAVVVLEDLKTRNMTRRAARVEDPGNAGAFLPNGASSKSGLNRAVLGKGWYRFEQALMSVSRYTGTQVIKVPAAFTSQRCPVCGHVDPKSRESQAVFRCTNCPHGPVHADVNAAKNVKNVLAAGLAVTACRETTAPAGVAVTSTQEPAGNREELLLQPV
- the mihF gene encoding integration host factor, actinobacterial type — its product is MALPQLTDEQRAAALEKAAAARRARAELKDRLKRGGTNLKQVLKDAETDEVLGKMKVSALLEALPKVGKVKAQEIMTELEIAPTRRLRGLGDRQRKALLDKFDQS
- the coaBC gene encoding bifunctional phosphopantothenoylcysteine decarboxylase/phosphopantothenate--cysteine ligase CoaBC encodes the protein MDRKRIIVGVAGGIAAYKACTVVRQLTEAGHDVRVLPTESALRFVGAATFEALSGHPVHTGVWDDVHEVPHVRIGQEADLVVVAPATADLLARAVAGRADDLLTATLLTARCPVMFAPAMHTEMWFHPATVDNVATLRRRGAVVLEPASGRLTGADSGAGRLPEAEEISTLAHLLLVRGDALPYDLAGVRALVTAGGTREPIDPVRFIGNRSSGKQGYAMARVMAQRGADVTLIAGNTAGLVDPAGVEVVHIGSAAQLRDAVSKHAPGAHVLVMAAAVADFRPAHAATSKIKKSSDPNEDAPTIDLTRTDDILAGAVRARADGQLPNMRAIVGFAAETGDANGDVLFHARAKLRHKGSDLLVVNAVGENRAFEVDNNDGWLLAADGTETALEHGTKTLMASRIVDAIVAFLHNSTG
- the metK gene encoding methionine adenosyltransferase — translated: MSKGRLFTSESVTEGHPDKICDAISDSVLDSLLAQDPRSRVAVETLVTTGQVHVVGEVTTSAKEAFADITNTVRHRILEVGYDSSDKGFDGATCGVNIGIGAQSPDIAQGVDTAHETRVEGAGDPLDLQGAGDQGLMFGYAIKDTPELMPLPIALAHRLARRLTEVRKNGVLGYLRPDGKTQVTVQYDGVRPVRLDTIVLSTQHAEGIDLEGTLTPDIREKVVNTVLSDLNHDTMDTSDFRLLVNPTGKFVLGGPMGDAGLTGRKIIVDTYGGWARHGGGAFSGKDPSKVDRSAAYAMRWVAKNVVAAGLADRVEVQVAYAIGKAAPVGLFVETFGTEAVDPVKIEKAITDVFDLRPGAIVRDLDLLRPIYAPTAAYGHFGRTDVDLPWERTDKADALKTAI